agagagagagagagagagagagagagagagagagagagagagagagagagagagagagagagagagagagagagagagagagggagaactggCAATAGAGACagaagagtgagacagagagaaagagacgggagggttgacagagacagatacagaaGCATACAACTAGACTCAATTGAGGTCCCCCCCGTAGGTATGATGACAAGTTCCACACCTGCTGTGAGTTACTCATGTCAGTACCTGGATTTCATGTATTCCATGTAGTTGCATGAGTTCTGTGGGGTATcaagtctctgtctctgtctttcctatAGCGTTAACTCACCCACTCGTTCACTGACAGAGTTACATACCAGCCTTCCATCACCAACGGAAAGATTTCTTTATGGAGGCTGAGAAAGCCCAGTGACGTAACACATTGACGGAGAAATTGGGGATGTAACGTTATATACTGAAAATACTGGTGCTaacattccttgccagcagagaaccccctCCCCACATGACCTATACatgacactaggcttacgtaaacaaactgacctaggctgACCATTATCATACCAGAGGTGCAATACCTGTGTTTAACCTTATCTTCATACGTGAAGTTCTTTTAGTACTGCACCCACATTCAAGCtgtgttgtgtatgtgagtgttttAAACATTCAGCTCATGTCTCCTCAGCATACATTATATGTGTTTGAGCACAGATCAATAGATGTAAATATAATTGTTCATTTTAGCGTCTCAATTTGCCTGACTATGTAGATGACAAGAGAGCGGTAGAGACAGAAGCTATGTAGAGACAGCAGACCATGCTTTGAGCACTTTCCAACATGAGCTCATTCCAGATTTTTCTCATGCATGACCTTTTTATTCCAAGTAAATTGAATTAAATGTGGAATTAAGGCATTTTGGTCCCTACCCTGTTCATCATTTACTGTCAAATAACAAACCCCACCCTCTAGTGCCAGGAGAGCTTAACTACAGGCCCATTAAAAAGCCAGGCTCTCCAATAGTTACGTACACTGAGACACCCATAATACTGGTGTATTGGATATAAACTGATTTAAGGTGAGTTTAGTAGTTTCCTTGCCGATGGTAGCACTGGGGAGGTGTGGTGGGTTAGTTGATCCTAGATCTGTGCAACAATGCCTTGTTGTAAAAACAGCACTTCATCCAGACCTCCTTCATCCAGACCACCTGCCTCCAGTCTCAGCCTCCTCCTTGTTGGTGGCAGCCTCTCTAACTAACCATCCGTATGCATCCTCATGCTGCCGTACACCCTTCAGGCAAGAAGAGAGGATTGATGAGGAGCAGTGggatggtggggtgggggggggagagggaattgTGTGGATTGAAAGatgatgcacacatacacactcacacattctcaTTACAAACCACTGCACTCCTGGTCAGCTGAGAGCAGTCCCAATTCGCGCTGACGTCAGAATCGAGTTGGCGTCTGAGCTGGGGGGCAAGCAGAACTGAGGTCGGGTGAACTGACGTCAACAATTTCCTCACTCCGATCCAAGTTTAGCAGCCTGTGGAGGAGGGTGTTGGCTCTCTAAGGTATCCTTCCTGCCAGTATTTATAGCATGAGGTAGATAGGCAGCAGGTGGGGAAACGAAGTAGTACTAGTAGGTTTGTAacgagggggagaaagaggggaaagaagaggaaggaaggtGGGATGAAAGAATGGGTGTGGTGGAaagtggagtggagggaggcTTGGATGGAGAGGAATGAACACCTGTAGTCAGAAGTCGAATTCCAATCTTAAGAACTGGTGATGTTTTTTGTTGGAGGAGGAAAAAGGTAGGAGAGGGGGTAGACAGAGTGAAGGAGTAGGAGTATTTATAGATGGAATTAGGCTGCAGGTGAAGAAGTAAACTTTTCCTTTTACGTGAAGAATggatagacagagggagggaagggggaggaaggcagGACTAAGGGGCAGGTTTCACAGGTCACAGAAAGTTGTTTTCAGAAGCAAATGAATTATTCACAGGCTTATTAACAGGCTCACCACAATAGACTGGGCTCCTGTACGTGCCAAGAGCACTTCATTGATTCTTTGAATGAAAGAACTAACTGCCATAAATTCccctaacaaacacacattgaGTGAACGGAACGCTTGAGTGAATGCATCATCTATAGATATATTTTGAGAGCAATGTTTGCTTCTGCATGCTTTTTAAATATTGTTAAAACTTCATTGTATGGAGTCGGAATCATTAACATTGTGTTCATGAATTTCATGCTCTACAAAGATATTTCCCATCAACCTACTTACCATGTGTTTGAGTTTATTGACCCTGGTAGACCACTAAGCGGTGATATGTGGCCAAGGACACAGTGACAATGTGGAATGGTTTAGAGTCTCTTTATTTGGGTTCAGATTGAAGAAGGAGCAGAGTCTGGCGTCTGTGTGCATCAATTGGAATGGCTGCCAAAAAAGGTATGGGTGGAATCTCAATTTCCCACAAATCCCTTCCCAGCAGTATCCACAGTAACCgatgccctctctcctcacccacacaaacacaagcaaacaGACACACCCTTCCCTATCAGTGTCAATTAAGCCATGTGATTTGATGATGAAGTCAGGTGGAAGATAAGTGGGATGACAATTAAGGAGAGTGAGGGTCAAAAAGAGGATCAATGGGAATGGATGGCAGAATAGGCTttcaaacagggagagagaaaatataGATCTATTTACAGACCAGATCTTGATCTGTTAAGTTTATCTGTTAATCATGGTTAATGTGTTTTCATTGCTGGCTTATCTATCCCCAAAAAAGAACAGAGCACTCTTTTTTTCCCACTAGGTGGCGTTCTTCCCCCCCCAATTTGTTTTCCATTGCATCCCCAACCCTCTCCTCCTTACTCGTCATCCTACAAGATTTATCCTCCGCAAGACTTCAGAGTGGAAAGGTGGAGGCAGAGCAATCTTCCTacagtttcctctcctcccttctttgcTTTCCTTTCTACATCTCCTATATCCCCCTGCACCTCTCTACAcctgccctccctccgcccCGCTCACTCTCCTCTttaccctccctgcttctcACTTGCTGGCCATGGTGTAGCAGCCATGGGGGTGCCACTGCATGTCGCGGATGCGTCTGACAGACTGCATCTGAGGGCAGCGGGCGCCATACTCGTTGAAGTGCTTGTACTCTCCCTTCTCCAGCAGGTACTGGCTGCCACGGTAGCCAGGGAACTGGTAGCCCACAAAACTGtgtagagaagagggagggcaaacgaaggaagaaaggaggtggagatggaggcagTATTAAAAGATGATACAAAAAAGTGTATAAAAGAATAACAGACGGAAGTGTAAAAGCTAATCAAAAGAACGtgcagagagatggaaggaaagagggagggaaggaagcagAGAAATAAAATGGGGTATGACAgcgagacatagagagagggagagaggtactgagatacagagagaggcagcggTTGAGTAAGTTGCTAATTAAATTTTTTGGTTACATGTTTGTCTGGACAACCCACAGGGGAATGTCTGCCTGCGTGTTAGAGTATGTGCTACGAATGGAGCACGGCTGATTTACAGCTGGCGGGGAAGGAGATAGATCCATTAGAGACCTTCATCTTCAGCAGGGTCTCACTGACATCACAGGCCCACCCCAAAGGAGGGTGACGTAGGAGCATGAGGCTATAAATAAAACTACCTACTTGTATGGTCTAGGAAACTTTTGTCAAAACCACTTTTGATACGTCTTTCGTGGGCTATACTTTACATTAAAGTCATCATTATAAATTATATTTAATTGTagaatatttgtttttgttcctCTGGTTAAAGGCTATGGAGTAGATGAATGTGATGGGATGTGGCAGGTGGATGTTGCTGTGTGAGGACTACTCACGTTCCGCAGCTGACCATGATGCTGCCGACCCTATCAGTGAAGCCGTATGAGAACAGGCTGGGAACGTCATCATCCATGATCTCCATCTTACGACCCTTGAACTGGCCCACCTCAAACAGGCAGATCTTGTGCTTCTCAGGGTCCTTTGAAGGGAGGAGAACGGAAGGGTGAAATACTGAGCTGATGGATTGATTAATGTAAAAAAGTTAGTTCCGAAAGGATGGTGTGACAGAGCAATTAGACGGGCTTTTGACATGGTCGCTtaataaatattgttgagaattaTTCTCATTATGAATAAAGAATATAAGTAGAGTGGACAGATTAACAAATGTGGGTGAAGTTTACCATGCGGACAGGCCTGAAGGACAGCAGGTAGTCGTTCTTCTGGCAGTTGCTCCAAGAGTCCCAGCGAGGGTACTCTCCCTTCTCCAGGATGAACATCTCTCCACAGAAGTTCATCTGCTCAAAGCCCACAAAACTGAGGTTGGAAGGGagtgaaaagggggaggggatgtggaagggaggaagggagaggagaggagagagggtaaaccaggcagacagggagtgtCATAAGGGGAAGGAGTGTGaatgagggaaggaaggaaggaaggaagggaggaaggaagggaggcttAGACATGATTTGCTCTCAGTGTGTCAGCTTTCTAATATTTGCTGTTGCATTTCAGATTGACTTGGCACTCACGGTCCACAGTCGACACGAATGGAGCGCACCCTGTCCATGcccatctcacacacattcatgcactCATTGGTGATCTCAATGCTGCGACCCTGGAAGTTCTCCTGGTCGAACACAGACATCTgaaacgagagagaaagggtggagagatgggagaggagacaggttaAATTGGTATTTTGAGGGATTGAGTTTTAGATTTTGAGAGTTTGTTTTTGATTAATTGAAATGAATTAGTTAATGTGATGAATTAATGTGATGAATTTGAGGAATTGCAAATATCGCAAATTAGTAGCACCAGAAAATGCATTTGCCCAGTTTGGTGTTGCGGTATAAGTGAGAGCTCCCATAGACAGGGTTGGTGGTTCAATCATGGTCATTTTATACCATGGTGTATTGCAGGATAAGATACTGTATTACTACAATGAGCTACAGGAGGGTTGCAAAGCCATCATACACCTGTTACTCATAGCAAATTAGAATCATAAGAAATACCCCACAACTCCTGGTTTGAACATTATTTGTCAAGAAATCGGTTTGAAATCATGTTTCAATGCTATGTATTGCCAGTTGCATCACTAATTTTACTATCCGTGAGCTTAGAAGATGCATGTATGCATCTGCTTCTTGCATAATACCAGACTAAAGAAGATTATGAGTTAGAGAGCGTGATTAAAACCAAGGTTTGATACCTATGGCTTCAATATCAACATCAACTGTTATGTAGACATTGGTTTTACAGTGTTTACCACCCACTTGCATATCTATGGCAACAGGAAACTCAGGACCACTAGCAAGAATGCAAAAGAATCAATGTGTGAACTCAAGTGTTGATAACCGTGTCAAACTGTAAAAGCAATTATCtaagatgtgcgtgtgtgtgtttgtaatatAAGACATCACTTAAAGTCTGATGCCTCTAATTGTGCGTGTGaaagaacagtgtgtgtgtgtgtgtgtgtgtgagcatgcttgtgtgtgtggttgcatgAGTGTACCTTGTAGGACATCATGCCCATCTCAGACCTCTTGCCCTGAGCGGCCTTCCCGTCGGTCTGGGAAGCAGTCTTagccttctctcctcctgctgacaTGATGACTGAACAAACCAccggtggagagaggagaaaaggggaaccacagaaacattgtgagaaggagaaagaaaaggcaTGAGAGAACGTTTAATGCCCAGCAGGATGAGATTATCAAATTGTAATCCTAAAATTCCTCCCTTCTAGTCTAGAATGTGTTAGTTTAAATGCTTGTTTACAATAATAATAGTGTTCAATAGTCagtttaaatacatgaaaaactaGGTAGTAGGAGCCTGTGATAGTAGTACTGTGGTTCCATATATCCCCCAAAAACTTGATGCCAGAGTTTAGCTCAGAGTTTTGCCATGCTCTATTGGTCAAGGAACACTAGATCTAAACATAAACCGTTTCAATCCATTTTCAGTTAAAGGTCCAATTGTTGGCCATTCAGAAAATATGGGTTTGTCAAAAATGTCATAGAATTGTCCTCATTCAAATTTAACATGATACTTTCTAAACTGACCCTTTCTCTTGATTTTTAATTGAAATGCATTTTTTAATTTCATTTGAAACTAATTTAACTCTAAATGCCATCCCCCCGCCCCTTTGTCTTGGCCATTGATCTatttgtctgtcagtgtgtgtgagcatgcatgtgtgtgtgtctgtttcttacCTGTGGCAGTGTGTACGTGCGGGGGGCAGATTCAGGCTCTGTGGCGTtctctgggtgtgtgagtgCGGTGGGCCCCTCTCAGCTTTTATATGCTGGCGCCCGGAGAGGAGGGATTAGATGACAGAAGCAAACCCGCTGAGCTCACAGCTGAGGAAGAATAGAAATCCCCCAtcatcaaagagagagagagagagagagagagagtgcaagggagaatgagagagagaatgagagagagagcaagggagaatgagagaagagagagagagcaaaggagaatgataggagagagcaagggagaatgagaggagggagaaagcaaTGGGAAAGAGCCAAGATAGACACAGCAAAGAGGAAGATGGGGAGAGATAAGGAAAGTGAGTTATATagagaacagaaagagaaagagggggggtaAGCCACATAGAATTCAAGCAATAATATAGATATTCACTACAGTATGTACTTATCTTTCTTTTTCTAACCCTAAAATACATTGAAAGACGGGCTGACACAATTATATGACCTGCAATTATAAAGTTATACATTGCAATTAGATAAAAGTTGCAAAAGACAACTCAACATGAGAGTTTAAAATGTTGCAGTTTAAAGACTTTTAAGTCTGAGTCAGTACAGTACTGAACGGCAGCCATTTTGGATCTGTGGGATCATTCTTGTGACCAGATGCAGGGAAACTTTCTGTgcgacctttgacccctgcaCGCTAGGCTGTTGGCTCATGGTGACATGACCACATACCTTGGGGGTTACCACAGTTGACACAATCTATTTCTCTACCCACAGAAACTGTAAAAGGGTGAAgagtgtcagatggctgagcggttagggaatcgggctatttcTCAGAAGGATGCCGATTTGATTCCTggcagtgccaaatgacgttacgtccttgggcaaggcacttcaccctacttgcctcggggagaatgtccctttacttactgtaagtcgctctggataagagtgtctgctaaatgactaaatgtaaaacaaaaccaTAACAATAGAATGGGACTAACAATGTTTGTTCTCTTTTTGGAACCTTATGAGTCATTCATTTTCATAGTTATCCAATCAAGTTGACAATAATTAAATAATACAACTCAGAAGAACTGCTATTATATTGGGAGACACATTTCCATAAATAACCCTTTTCACTTGCATGAAGCGAATCATCACTGACATCACAGACATACTGCAAATGACTTGTGGTATGTATGTGGAACACAAGTTCCAAAGGTTCAAGGTACAGTTCAAGGGTCAAATGAGGTAAGTAGATCTGAAGGTGGGGTGGAGCTGTGGGGTGCAGGATGGTCACCTTGGCAACAGAAATGTCATTTTTCTGCCAGGGCTTTCAGTAAACAGGTGGCTATTCCTCTGCATCATGTGTCGTCCCCATCACTGTTCTCTCATAATGGCTTCACAATGACAATGTAGCCTATAGTCAGAGCAGTGACACCACAATGAGGCTTTGAAATAACCATAATAACAAATTACCTGATAAAGTGGATAGCGATGTTAATAGAACTCCTGTCTGCTGTCGGTGATAGGCCTATgtttcatatttatttatgtatttattcataCTAAAGGCCATTAGCTTACTGTTTTCCCCATGGTTTCCCCAACTATGAACTCTTACTGCAAAGAGGTTTCTTAATTGATTGTCACAGAAGGGCCAAATCCTCCTCATTCTCTACCTTTAGTCTGGTCCATTGTTGCGCCATACGATAGCACTGCTGACCTATACGAATATAACAGCGCTAACCCAACCACGGGCCCCCCATTCATTCCAAACGAGCTCGCGCACTGGCTCTTACCACCGTGCATTCAGCGGGGACTATGCTATATTATGTGCTGAGTCGACATGGTGCCCACTATTACATGGGGAACAaagaggagtgagagggagCGAAGAATGAGTTGTGGGACAGGCGCGCGCTCACACTGACTTTTACGCACAGACGAACGAAC
The Hypomesus transpacificus isolate Combined female chromosome 22, fHypTra1, whole genome shotgun sequence genome window above contains:
- the crybb1l2 gene encoding crystallin, beta B1, like 2, whose amino-acid sequence is MSAGGEKAKTASQTDGKAAQGKRSEMGMMSYKMSVFDQENFQGRSIEITNECMNVCEMGMDRVRSIRVDCGPFVGFEQMNFCGEMFILEKGEYPRWDSWSNCQKNDYLLSFRPVRMDPEKHKICLFEVGQFKGRKMEIMDDDVPSLFSYGFTDRVGSIMVSCGTFVGYQFPGYRGSQYLLEKGEYKHFNEYGARCPQMQSVRRIRDMQWHPHGCYTMASK